DNA from Oryzisolibacter sp. LB2S:
GTGACGGCGAGGACATGGTCGCGCCCTCGGGCGACGGCGCCATCGCCTGCATGCGCCAGGCGATCGAAGGCCTGACCGGCCCCATCGACTACATCAACACCCACGGCACCTCCACGCCCGTGGGCGACATGCAGGAAGTGCGCGCCATGCGCGAGGTGTTTGGCGACTGCGTGCCGCCGTTTTCCAGCACCAAGTCGCTCACCGGCCATTCGCTGGGCGCCACGGGCGTGCAGGAGGCGATCTACTGCCTGATCATGCTGCAAAAGGGCTTCATCGCAGGTTCGGTCAACGTCGAGACGCCCGACCCGGCGCTTGGCGACATGCCGCTGGTCACGCAGACCCGCGACGCCGAGCTGACCCAGGTGCTCTCCAACAGCTTTGGCTTCGGCGGCACCAACGCCAGCCTGGTGCTGCGCCGCTGGGGCTGATCCACACCCCGGCCACCATTTCCTCCTAGGGTAAACGCGGGGAAACACGGGGCCTGTCCTGGCCCCGGCCGACCTAGAATCCACGCCGGCGCTTATGGCGCTTCAGGGACAGGGCGCCATGATCTGGCGCCCTGTCCTGTTCCCAACACTGCGCTCGACACAATCGCGCGCAAGGAGACCGTGGATGACACCGCACACAGCCCTCAGGCTGCATGTGCCCGAGCCCACTGGGCGGCCGGGCTGCAGCACCGACTTCTCGTACCTCAGCATCTCCCCCGCTGGCAGCGTACGCAAACCCCCAACCGACACAGCGCCCGGCGACACCGCCGACCTTGCCACGAGCCTGGTGCGCGTGCTCGATGACGATGGCAAGGCCTGCGGCCCCTGGGCGCCGGCCATCCACCCCGAGCGCCTGCGCCGCGGCCTGCGCGCGATGATGAAGACGCGCATCTTCGATGGCCGCATGCTGCTCGCGCAGCGGCAGAAGAAGCTCTCGTTCTACATGCAATGCCTGGGCGAGGAGGCCATTGCCGTCGCCCATTCGATGGCGCTGGAGGAGGGCGACATGTGCTTTCCGACCTACCGCCAGCAGGGCCTGCTGCTCGCGCGCGACGACATCTCCATGGTGGAGATGATGTGCCAGCTCATGAGCAATGTGCGCGACCCGAACAAGGGCCGCCAGCTGCCCGTGATGTACTCGTACAAGCGCGCGGGCTTCTTCTCGATCTCGGGCAACCTGGCCACGCAGGTGCCGCAGGCCGTGGGCTGGGCCATGGCGTCGGCCATCAAGGGCGACACAAAGATCGCCTCCGCCTGGATAGGCGACGGCTCCACGGCCGAGAGCGACTTTCACACCTCGCTCACCTTCGCCCATGTGTACCGCGCGCCGGTGATCATCAACGTGGTCAACAACCAGTGGGCCATCTCCACCTTCCAGTCGATTGCCGGGGGCGAGGGCACGACCTTCGCCCAGCGCGGCGTGGGTGTGGGCATCGCCTCGCTGCGCGTGGACGGCAACGACTTCCTGGCCGTGTACGCGGCCTCGCAATGGGCGGCCGAGCGTGCGCGCAGCAACAACGGCCCCACGCTCATCGAGTGGGAAACCTACCGCGCCGGCCCCCATTCCACGTCGGACGACCCGAGCAAGTACCGCCCCGCCGACGACTGGCAGCGCTTTCCGCTCGGCGACCCGATCGCGCGCCTGAAGAAACACCTGATCGCCATCGGCGAGTGGAGCGAGGCACAGCACGAGGCCGCGCAGAAGGCGCTGGAGGCAGAGGTGATCGCCGCGCAGAAGGAGGCCGAGACCTACGGCAGCCTGCTCGATGGCCGCGTGCCCAGCGCCGCGACCATGTTCGACGACGTGTACAAGGACATGCCGGAGCATCTGCGCCGGCAGCGTCAGCAACTGGGGGTGTAGGCCATGGCAGAACAGAACCAGCCCCAGGGCGGCACCCCCATGACCATGATCGCCGCGCTGCGCTCGGCGCTGGACGTGATGATGGGGCGCGACGACAACATCGTCGTCTACGGCGAGGACGTGGGCTACTTCGGCGGCGTGTTCCGCGTCACCGAGGGCCTGCAGGCCAAGTACGGCAAGACGCGCTGCTTCGACGCGCCGATCAGCGAAAGCGGCATCGTCGGCACGGCCATAGGCATGGCGGCCTATGGCCTCAAGCCCGTGGTGGAGATCCAGTTCGCCGACTACTTCTACCCGGCGACCGATCAGATCGTCTCCGAGGCCGCGCGCCTGCGCCACCGCTCGGCCGGGGACTTCACCGCGCCCATGGTGATACGCATGCCCTGCGGCGGCGGCATCTACGGCGGGCAGACGCACAGCCAGAGCCCCGAGGCCTTCTTCACCCATGTCTGCGGCCTGCGCACCGTGATGCCCAGCAACCCGTATGACGCCAAGGGCCTGCTCATCTCGGCCATCGAGTGCGAGGACCCGGTCATCTTCCTCGAGCCCAAGCGCCTGTACAACGGCCCGTTCGACGGCCACCACGACAAGCCGGTCGTGCCCTGGTCCAAGCACGACATGGGCCTGGTGCCCGAGAGCTACTACAACGTGCCCTTGACGAAGGCCGCGGTATTCCGACCCGGCAAGGCCGTCACGGTGCTGACCTACGGCACCATGGTCTGGGTCAGCGAGGCGGCCGCGCGCGAGACCGGCATAGACGCCGAGATCATCGACCTGCGCAGCCTCTGGCCGCTGGACCTGGAGACCATCGTGGAGTCGGTCAGGAAGACCGGCCGCTGCGTCGTGGTGCACGAGGCCACGCGCACCAGCGGCTTTGGCGCCGAGCTCACGGCGCTGGTGCAGGAGCATTGCTTCTACCAGCTGGAAGCCCCCATAGAGCGCGTGACGGGCTGGGACACGCCCTACCCCCACGCCCAGGAATGGGCCTACTTCCCCGGCCCGGCGCGCGTCGCCGCGGCCCTGAAACGCACCGTGGAGGCATGACATGGGTATCTACATCATCCGCGTGCCCGACATCGGAGAGGGCATTGCCGAAGTGGAGCTGGTGAGCTGGCATGTGCAGATCGGCCAGAACATCACCGAGGATCAGCATCTGGCCGACGTGATGACCGACAAGGCCACCGTCGAAGTCCCCTCCCCCATGCACGGCAAGGTGCTGGCCCTCGGCGGCCAGCCCGGCCAAGTGCTGGCCGTGGGGGCAGAGCTCGTGCGCCTGGAGGTCGAGGGCGCGGGAAACCTGAAGGAAAATCAGGCTTCAGCCCCCGCCAGTCAAGCGCAAGCAGCTATTGTTTCAGAAGCACCCGCCGCACCCGTGGCAGGCACTGAAACGCCCGCACCCGCCGCACCGGTGAGCGCCCCCGGCGCAGCGCCCGCGCCCCTGCGCGCCAGCGCCCCGCCCCCGCGCACCCCGGCCGCGCCGCGCAAGGAGGGCGAGCGCCCGCTGGCCTCGCCCGCGGTGCGCCGCCGCGCCCAGGACATGGGCATCGACCTGCGCTACGTGCCCGGCAGCGGCCCGGCCGGCCGCATCGGCCACGCGGATCTGGACGCCTACGCCGCCGGTGGCGGCCAGCCCCAGGCCGGTGGCGGCACGCAGTATGTGCAGCGCCATGGCGAGGAGCAGATCCCCGTCATCGGCCTGCGCCGCAAGATCGCGCAGAAGATGCAGGAGGCCAAGCGCCGCATCCCGCACTTCAGCTATGTGGAAGAGGTGGACGTGACCGAGCTCGAAAGCCTGCGCCAGCGCCTTAACCAGATCCACGGCGCGACGCGCGGCAGGCTCACGCTGCTGCCGTTTCTGGCGCGCGCCATGGTGCTCGCCCTGCGCGACTTCCCGCAGATCAACGCGCGCTATGACGACGAGGCCGGCCATGTCACGCGCTACGAGGGCGTGCATCTGGGCGTTGCCGCGCAGACCGACGCCGGCCTCATGGTGCCCGTGCTGCGCCACGCCGAGAGCCTGGACCTGTGGCAATGCGCGGCCGGCATCGCGCGCCTGGCCGAGGGCGCCAAGGCCGGCAGGCTGGCGCGCGAGGAGCTCTCGGGCTCGACCATCACGCTCACCAGCCTGGGGGCGCTCGGCGGCATCGCCTCCACCCCGGTGATCAACCACCCCGAGGTGGCCATCGTCGGCGTCAACCGCATGGTCGAGCGCCCCATGCTGCGTGGCGGCCAGGTCGTGGCACGCCAGCTCATGAACCTGTCCTCGTCCTTCGACCACCGCGTGGTCGACGGCATGGACGCGGCGCGGTTCATCCAGGCCATGCGCGCCCTGCTCGAAACCCCGGCCCTGCTGTTCGTGGAGTGATTGCGATGAAGGAACTTACAACCAAGCTGCTCGTCATCGGCGGCGGCCCGGGTGGCTATGTGGCGGCGATACGCGCGGGCCAGCTCGGCATTCCCACGGTGCTGGTCGAGGGCGCGAGCCTGGGCGGCA
Protein-coding regions in this window:
- a CDS encoding 3-methyl-2-oxobutanoate dehydrogenase (2-methylpropanoyl-transferring) subunit alpha, with the protein product MTPHTALRLHVPEPTGRPGCSTDFSYLSISPAGSVRKPPTDTAPGDTADLATSLVRVLDDDGKACGPWAPAIHPERLRRGLRAMMKTRIFDGRMLLAQRQKKLSFYMQCLGEEAIAVAHSMALEEGDMCFPTYRQQGLLLARDDISMVEMMCQLMSNVRDPNKGRQLPVMYSYKRAGFFSISGNLATQVPQAVGWAMASAIKGDTKIASAWIGDGSTAESDFHTSLTFAHVYRAPVIINVVNNQWAISTFQSIAGGEGTTFAQRGVGVGIASLRVDGNDFLAVYAASQWAAERARSNNGPTLIEWETYRAGPHSTSDDPSKYRPADDWQRFPLGDPIARLKKHLIAIGEWSEAQHEAAQKALEAEVIAAQKEAETYGSLLDGRVPSAATMFDDVYKDMPEHLRRQRQQLGV
- a CDS encoding alpha-ketoacid dehydrogenase subunit beta, whose amino-acid sequence is MAEQNQPQGGTPMTMIAALRSALDVMMGRDDNIVVYGEDVGYFGGVFRVTEGLQAKYGKTRCFDAPISESGIVGTAIGMAAYGLKPVVEIQFADYFYPATDQIVSEAARLRHRSAGDFTAPMVIRMPCGGGIYGGQTHSQSPEAFFTHVCGLRTVMPSNPYDAKGLLISAIECEDPVIFLEPKRLYNGPFDGHHDKPVVPWSKHDMGLVPESYYNVPLTKAAVFRPGKAVTVLTYGTMVWVSEAAARETGIDAEIIDLRSLWPLDLETIVESVRKTGRCVVVHEATRTSGFGAELTALVQEHCFYQLEAPIERVTGWDTPYPHAQEWAYFPGPARVAAALKRTVEA
- a CDS encoding dihydrolipoamide acetyltransferase family protein; amino-acid sequence: MGIYIIRVPDIGEGIAEVELVSWHVQIGQNITEDQHLADVMTDKATVEVPSPMHGKVLALGGQPGQVLAVGAELVRLEVEGAGNLKENQASAPASQAQAAIVSEAPAAPVAGTETPAPAAPVSAPGAAPAPLRASAPPPRTPAAPRKEGERPLASPAVRRRAQDMGIDLRYVPGSGPAGRIGHADLDAYAAGGGQPQAGGGTQYVQRHGEEQIPVIGLRRKIAQKMQEAKRRIPHFSYVEEVDVTELESLRQRLNQIHGATRGRLTLLPFLARAMVLALRDFPQINARYDDEAGHVTRYEGVHLGVAAQTDAGLMVPVLRHAESLDLWQCAAGIARLAEGAKAGRLAREELSGSTITLTSLGALGGIASTPVINHPEVAIVGVNRMVERPMLRGGQVVARQLMNLSSSFDHRVVDGMDAARFIQAMRALLETPALLFVE